One region of Anthonomus grandis grandis chromosome 22, icAntGran1.3, whole genome shotgun sequence genomic DNA includes:
- the LOC126749168 gene encoding soluble guanylate cyclase 89Da-like: protein MYGMLLESIQYYIQLQYGEDIWNEVLRIANCKHTVFNTHQIYPDNLALQLGEACAQITGGSYEHFISFFGKCFIRYSSKFGYDATIKATGRYFIEFLESVDNIHHQFSFTYPKMKSPSMYLTEVDENGCVLVYRSSRPGFSSYITGILKQCAEDFFHLNLKIKILGEASSASGSKKQILVNFRLDFDNKAYILHKKKKENGMRFAKLSPFSVDLFISLFPFAVLIDSKLFVIAVGENYGKIWNPEELCINKHVAKYFRLQRPKGIALTWKNIKNLQSVIFEMECNRGYGNFDNVKADESRDAEGPEIPKEPKNNLLLKGQMKYIHDINSIIFLCSPIINDIGELTGQSLFLNDLNFHGLSREMVLAGWQHNSKLQTMFDKAEQNSEELEQSYALLDQWKRRGDELLYSMIPKPIADRLGKGTSALDTCESFGSVTILFCELVGLQAKTVKETMEVVATMNQVFSAFDQLMDRFNVYKVETVGQIYMAACGAPERTDKHAEIMANIALSMLKAAADLSVENKIGIHSGPAVAGVVGIKVPRYCFFGDTVNTASRMQSSSEAGKIQISLDCKKLLPENRFNIQSRGYIQVKGKGDMLTYWLLET, encoded by the exons ATGTATGGAATGTTACTGGAATCGATTCAGTATTACATACaa CTTCAATATGGAGAAGATATTTGGAACGAAGTTTTAAGGATAGCAAATTGCAAGCATACCGTATTTAACACTCATCAGATCTATCCAGATAATTTAGCTCTCCAACTGGGAGAAGCATGTGCCCAGATTACTGGAGGAAGTTATGAACACTTTATTagcttttttggaaaatgtttcATACGATACTCTTCTAAATTCGG gTATGATGCAACTATAAAGGCTACCGGTCGGTATTTTATTGAGTTTCTTGAAAGCGTTGATAATATTCATCATCAGTTTTCATTTACGTATCCAAAAATGAAGAGCCCATCGATGTATCTAACTGAAGTCGATGAAAATGGCTGCGTTTTAGTCTATAGAAGTAGCCGACCTGGGTTTAGTTCTTATATTACTG gtatatTAAAGCAATGCGCCgaggatttttttcatttgaacttaaaaattaaaatcttgggGGAAGCGAGTTCAGCAAGTGGatctaaaaaacaaattctcgTAAATTTTAGGCTTGATTTTGATAATAAGGCTTAT ATCCTTcacaagaaaaagaaagaaaatggcATGCGCTTTGCAAAACTATCTCCATTTTCTGTAGATTTGTTTATATCACTTTTTCCATTTGCTGTATTAATTGATAGTAAGCTCTTCGTTATTGCCGTTGGCGAGAATTATGGTAAAATCTGGAATCCAGAAGAACTTTGCATTAATAAACATGTCGCCAAATATTTTAGATTGCAGAGACCTAAAGGTATTGCCCTTACTTGGAAAAAC atTAAAAATCTTCAGTCGGTAATATTTGAAATGGAATGTAATCGGGGTTATGGTAATTTTGATAATGTAAAAGCTGATGAGTCCAGAGATGCTGAAGGGCCAGAGATTCCGAAggaacctaaaaataatttattgcttaAGGGACAGATGAAGTACATTCATGATATCAAtagtattatttttctttgtagtccaat aatcaATGATATTGGAGAATTAACTGGCCAGTCTCTTTTTCTTAATGATTTAAACTTTCATGGATTAAGCCGTGAAATGGTTTTGGCAGGTTGGCAGCATAATTCAAA GCTTCAAACGATGTTTGATAAAGCAGAGCAAAATTCAGAAGAGTTAGAACAAAGCTACGCTCTACTCGATCAATGGAAACGACGAGGGGATGAATTGCTATATTCAATGATTCCTAAACCAATTGCTGATAGATTAGGAAAAGGAACATCTGCTTTAGATACTTgtgag TCATTCGGTTCGGTAACCATacttttttgtgaattggtaGGCCTGCAGGCTAAAACAGTAAAAGAAACTATGGAAGTTGTTGCTACTATGAACCAGGTTTTTTCGGCCTTTGATCAACTAATGGATAGATTTAATGTCTACAAG GTAGAAACTGTTGGACAAATTTATATGGCTGCTTGCGGTGCACCTGAAAGAACTGATAAACATGCAGAAATAATGGCAAATATTGCGTTAAGTATGCTCAAAGCTGCAGCTGATCTGTcagttgaaaataaaatag gtatACATTCTGGTCCTGCTGTTGCTGGAGTTGTAGGTATTAAAGTACCAAGATACTGTTTCTTTGGAGAC